In the genome of Denticeps clupeoides chromosome 13, fDenClu1.1, whole genome shotgun sequence, one region contains:
- the LOC114801608 gene encoding transmembrane protein 25-like, with the protein MLLVSKKKKRKMRSCFCTSSPHVWFCRLSVFARFSAGWCTMRRVRLKQGPGFSLLLLHTLTWAWTGEARSSGPPKIDGQHRSVVTLQENKTRQFRCQVDSWSPDAPTLLTWYLNGEKQSQPRDEGSVRPAAKSRKQSRVLKQDPQRNSTLSLRARKWDRELVCVASNPQSGESYNATVTLNVQFQPEILRVDAHYSETSDPGLSLVLFALVRSNPPATITWIDQSGHPVANASDFLILDSQNYPWLSNHTLRVTPNSLAGNVSVNASNSIGAAQTNLTLSEFLQSRVEVPVLGIVTGGVLGFVTLLILTLIVLCLLHKGKGKDFEEPVEIALEAKCNESPKVQIDSVYLPRENMSLPSNMQLNDVSTLCKGRQEAKQNPGEKKADEEEEDLSLVYAARGFARYPMVGYIYKVNSVSSDEIWL; encoded by the exons ATGCTGCTcgtgtccaaaaaaaaaaaaagaaaaatgcgtTCGTGTTTCTGCACATCGTCCCCGCACGTTTGGTTCTGCCGTCTGAGTGTTTTTGCTCGTTTCTCTGCAGGCTGGTGCACAATGAGACGTGTGCGTCTGAAGCAGGGCCCTGGTTTCAGCCTCCTGCTCCTGCACACGCTCACCTGGGCATGGACAGGTGAG GCGCGATCGAGCGGCCCCCCCAAAATCGATGGGCAGCATCGCTCGGTGGTGACGCTGCAGGAGAACAAAACCCGGCAGTTCAGGTGCCAGGTGGACAGCTGGAGCCCCGACGCCCCGACGCTTCTGACCTGGTACCTCAACGGAGAGAAGCAGAGCCAGCCGCGGGACGAGGGCAGCGTTCGCCCGGCGGCCAAGTCCAGGAAGCAGTCGCGGGTGCTGAAGCAGGACCCACAGCGCAACAGCACGCTCTCCCTGCGTGCCCGCAAGTGGGACCGGGAActggtgtgtgtggcctccaatCCCCAGAGTGGCGAGAGCTATAACGCCACCGTCACCCTCAACGTGCAGT TCCAGCCTGAGATTCTGCGAGTGGACGCTCACTACAGTGAAACATCTGACCCTGGCCTCTCCTTGGTGCTCTTTGCGTTGGTTCGCTCCAATCCCCCTGCCACTATCACCTGGATCGACCAATCCGGTCACCCGGTGGCCAACGCCTCCGATTTCCTCATCCTGGACTCGCAGAACTACCCGTGGCTGTCCAATCACACGCTGCGGGTCACACCCAACAGCCTGGCCGGGAATGTGTCTGTAAATGCCAGCAACAGCATCGGTGCTGCACAGACCAACCTGACCCTCTCAG AATTCCTTCAGTCCCGAGTGGAGGTCCCAGTACTGGGAATCGTGACGGGGGGTGTGTTGGGCTTCGTCACGCTGCTCATACTCACTCTCATTGTGCTTTGCTTGCTACATAAGGGCAAGGGGAAAGATTTTG agGAGCCAGTGGAGATTGCACTAGAAGCAAAATG CAACGAATCACCCAAGGTGCAGATCGACAGTGTGTATCTTCCCCGGGAAAACATGTCCTTACCCTCCAACATGCAGCTGAACGATGTGAGCACCCTGTGTAAGG GACGTCAGGAAGCCAAACAGAATCCAGGGGAGAAGAAggctgatgaagaggaggaggatcttTCGCTGGTGTACGCCGCCAGAG GTTTTGCCCGGTACCCCATGGTCGGCTACATCTACAAGGTGAACAGCGTGAGCAGCGACGAGATCTGGCTTTGA
- the LOC114801606 gene encoding T-cell surface glycoprotein CD3 gamma chain-like, with protein sequence MKWTILFGLVCMHAWITAGNDDKLDIEVKEHGDVLMLKCDGGSWTGQQIENPMKLEYKDENSGKYECRHSTTELSKIIHVKFRTGENMIELDTPAVVGICVGNIIATILIGVSVYCIAAQPSQRTFSGSKVSQASDRQNLIPNDSMYQPLRKGQSSDYDQLHIRKK encoded by the exons ATGAAGTGGACGATTCTCTTCGGTCTTGTTTGCATGCATGCCTGGATAACAGCCG GGAACGATGATAAGTTGGACATAGAGGTGAAAGAACATGGTGATGTGCTAATGCTGAAGTGTGACGGGGGAAGTTGGACGGGGCAACAGATTGAGAATCCCATGAAACTGGAATACAAGGATGAAAATTCTGGAAAATATGAATGCCGTCACAGCACGACTGAGCTAAGCAAAATCATTCATGTGAAATTCCGTA CGGGTGAGAACATGATTGAGTTGGACACTCCAGCCGTGGTGGGCATCTGCGTGGGCAACATCATCGCCACCATCCTAATCGGAGTGTCTGTGTACTGCATCGCAGCCCAGCCCAGCCAGCGAACCTTTTCCGGAAGCAAAG TGTCTCAAGCATCTGACAGGCAAAACCTAATTCCCAATGATTCCATGTATCAG CCACTGAGAAAGGGCCAGTCTTCTGACTATGACCAGCTGCACATCAGGAAAAAATAA